The nucleotide sequence GCGGTGACTGGCGATGATGCCGATATCGACAACGCGGGCAGCTTGAAAACCAGCGGCGCAAACTCTGACGGTATTGTCGTGACAGGTGACAACGCCGAGGTCGACAATGCCGCTGACGGGTCAATCACCACAAGTGGCGTGGGCTCCGCGGGGATTGTGGTCGACGGCAATGGTGCAGCGATCAGCAACAGCAATCAGATCGAGACATTCGCAGGCGATAGCGACGGGATCATAGTCCGGGGTGATTATGCCGACATCGATAATGCAGCGGGCGGCTCAATCAGCACCGATAGCTTCAATGCAAATGGTATCGTCGTGATCGGGAACAAAGCTGAGGTCGATAACTTTGGTAGTCTTGCAACGGCTGGAAACACCAGTGACGGTATCTTGATCAACGGCGACAATGCCGAGGTCACCAACGATACAGACGCCACCATTACCACCTTAGGCAATGCATCACGTGGCATCATGATCAACGGAGACAACGGCAGCGCGGAAAATGAGGGGACGATTGATACGACAGGCATCGGCGCGGATGGCATCAGCGTGTCTGGCCTGAATTCTGTGATTGAGAATGAAGGATCAATTGTCACACGCGGAAACGATGCAGAGGGGATCACACTGACCGCTGGTGATCCGGCGGGCAGTGCTGACGGCTTTGAGAGCCTTGATGGTATTGTTTTCAACGATGGTAGCATCAGCACGTCTGGTGATGGTGCCGAAGGCATCCTGGCTGAAGGTGGGACTGTCGCGATTTTGAATGACAACGCAGTCTCGACAACCGGTGCAAATGCCTCTGCCATCGTCGTTGATGCGGTGACTGGTGGTGCCCTCAATGACGGTGAAGTCACCACAGTAAGCGAAGGGGCCAAGGGGATCTCTGTAACAACAAGTGCCACTGAATCCAGCGACCCGGATGATCCTCTGGCTGCCGTGCTGAACACTGGTACGATCAATACGACCGGTACGAACGCTGATGGTATCGAGGTAAACGGCGCGTCAGTAATCGTTTTCAATGAGGAGGCCATCACAACCTCAGGCGACGACAGTGATGGGATCAATGTCACCGGCAGTGAAGCCGAGGTTTTCAACGACGCAGAACAGGGTATCAATACACTAGGGGACGGATCACGCGGGATTGCGGTGAATGGTGACCAGAGCCAAATCAGCAATGACGGTCAGATCACAACCAGCGGCGCAGCGGCGCACGGCATCTTCGCCTCAGGTGCGGGCAATGTCATCGTCAATGAAGGTTTGATCACGACAAATGGCGTTTCCGCCAGCGGCATCTTCTCGGAAGGGGTGGATGCGGTGATCGACAATGAACAGACAATCATCATGAACGGTCGCGGCGGCACTGCAATCACCTCTCTTGGAAACTCTGCCCAGATCACAAACGAGGCGCTGCTACAGATCGTCGGAGCAAACGCCACTGGGATCAGATCCGAAGGGGCCGGTGCCGTGATCACAAACAATCAGACAATTGATGTCGATGGGTTTGGGTCCACCGGGATCGCCTCTGCTGGTGACAATGCGCAGATTACAAACAACGCGCTTATTGAAACCGAAGACGCGGAAGCCACCGGTATCGCGTCCGGCGGGCTGGATGCAGTGATCATCAACAACCAAAGGATCACCATCAACGAGGATTCGGGCGGTGCAATTGTGTCCTTTGGGGATACAGCCCAAATCACCAACAATGCCGTGATCGAAACCAACGGGCGAAGCGCCATTGGCGTCAGCGCCGACGGGGCGGATGCGGTCATTCTCAATCAATTGTCGGTATCGACCACAGGATTTGACGGGAGAGGTATCTTTGCGACGGGCGACAACGCCGATGTCACCAACAACGGCATGGTTGCGACCGAAGGCAACGTATCCACCGCGATCGAGGCCTCGGGCGCTGATGGCCTGATCACCAATACCGGCGTGGTTACCACAACAGGTGAAAATGCGGTTGGCATCGCGTTACTGGGCGGCGGCTTGGCGACCAATACAGGCAATGTCATCGTGTCTGGTATTGGCTCTGACGCATCGGCACTGGGTGGCGAAGGCGCGGAGCTGGTCAACTCGGGCATCATGCTGACAGCTGGTGATGGCCTTGCGGCTGTCGTCCGCGGTGATGATGGCACGCAACTGGTCACAATGGCCGAAGGGTCGCAGTTTGTCGGTATCTTTGATCTGGCAGGCGGTGTCGGTGATAGCTTCGCACTGGAACAGAACGTACTGCCTGACGACATCTCGTGGCGCGTCTCAACCTTCGGTGTGGAAGCGTTTGACATTGACGCGTCATATGACGCCCAACTCGTGACATTTGACGAGGATCAGATTGATGTGTTCCGCATCGAGATGACAGCCGCCTCGGCGCTGAACGAAGCAACCGGCGCATTGGCCGACACAACCCGTGGTGCGATTGCGAACAATGCTGGCAAGTCGGGTGTGTGGGCCTCCGTTCTTGGAGGACAGCAGACCTATGGTGAAGCCGGGTCGGCGCTAGCCTATACGTTGGACCATGCGGGGCTTGTTGCCGGGTATGAAGGCACTTTCTATGGGCGTGACCTTGGCTTTGTCGGCGGCTTTGCCAGTGGGCAGATCGCCACGGATGTGACCTCTTCCAGTGTGGATAGCGAAAGCCTGTTTGGCGGCGCATACTTCACCGAGCATGGCGCTAACGGCTATTACACATTCAACGTGCTGGCCGGGACCCAAAGCCATAACAGCAGCCGGATCGTGTTGGACACAACCATCACCGATGGGCTGGAAACGGCAGAAGCTTCATTTGACAGCACCTTTATCAGCGCTGGCGTCAGTGCTGCCGGGTTCTTCCGCCAATTGGGCGCCTTCGAACTGCGCCCATCCGCGGCCCTCAACTATACGCTAGTGCAGTTCGACGCCTATGAAGAAGCCGGAACCACAGGGTCAAACCTGAGCGTGGATAGCCGGACGGCACAGACACTGAACGGTCGCCATCAACTGGCTCTAGGCTACTCTAGCGGCGCGTTTGACGGCGCGTTGCGGGTCGGTATTGCAGGGCGTCTGAGTTCTGAGGATGAATTCGCAGCGCAAATCACACAGACCGGTGCAGGTGGTCTGGTGACCAGTGAGCCATTCTCTTTTGACGCAACAGACAGTGGCAGTTTCTTTGGCGGATTTGTCGGGCTGGGGGCGACCTTTGCACAAACCGACGGGCTCAGCCTGTCAGGCGACGTGGAATACCTGTTCGGCTCTGATGACACACAGGCGGTCAGTGCTTAAGCTTGAACGTCAGCATTACGTTCTAGCCCCCAAAGGACGCCTACCCCCGTACTGGCGGGCATCAAGGGCCGCGCTGGCCGCCAACTCCCTCATCCCAGCGCGGCCACGAAGCTGTCACATTGGTTTGTCTGGTTTTACTTCGCAGGTCCCATTAGTGGATGATCCTGCACAAGGACGTCGAAAACCAGAAGGACCACCTGCAATGACAATCGCACGCAGGACGCTGCTTGTTGGATCAGCCGCAACACTTTTTTGCGCATGCGCCGAGCGCGGGGCATTTGTTGCACGCAATGAAGACACGCCATTTGTATCACAGCGCATACTAGTCGGTACCAACCGCCTGAGGTTGGACAGCTCGGAACGCAGCACAGCATTGTCGTTTGAGGATATCGAAGTGGCCGTACCGACAGATCGGGCAATGGGTGCCGTCCCGGTGTCCGGAGCCAACGCATTTGCAACTTTGTCACGGCGGCGTTTTGACACGCAATCAGACTTTGCGGCTACGCTACAGACAACGCGCGTCGACGCGCCGCTGGTTCTATGGGTTCACGGCTACAACAATACGCCTAGCCGAAGCCGTGTACCGGCAAGCCCAGATGGCAACGGATGCACAGATGCGCGGACCCCAGGTTACCTTTGCCTGGCCTTCAGATGAAACCGTCCCCGCATACGTCCATGACCGCGATAGCGTATTGCACGCGCGCCAGTCTTTTTCGGACCTGCTTGATGTGATTTTGGACAATTGGCGTGGACAGATTTTTGTGGTTGCCCATTCGCTTGGCGCGTTTCTGGTGATGGAGACACTGGTGCAGCGCAGTCTACGAGGACGTGACGCAAGTGTTGATCTGGATGGGCTGGCGCTGCTGCAGCCTGACATCGCGCTGGACGTCTTTTCAGAACAGATACGCATGATCGGGAAGACACCGCAGGTTAGTCACGTTGTTGCATCGGTCGCGGATCCAGCATTGCGCGTATCAGCGCGCGTGTCGCAAGCGGCTGAACGTGTCGGTTCATACACCGATGAAAGCTACTACACTGATCTGGGCCTGCGGCTGATTGATGTCTCAAGCATCCAAGATGCACGGACACCGCATTTGGTGGCGTTTAGTTCGCCGACCTTTTTGAGCTTTCTCAGACAGATCTCGAACCAAACGAGTACGTAAGGCTACATGACGAGAATCACACACGATGAGATAAAAGATTTGCCCGGCACGCGATCAGGTCTGCGCGACATCCGGTTACTGATCAGAACGCATCTATGGATGCAGATCCTTGTGGCACTGGGTCTTGGTGTCGGCCTTGGATTGCTGCTGTCACCCCAAACCGACACGGTCCTGACCGTACCGTCCCACAGGGTGGATGATCTTGGCGCGTGGTTGAAGCTGCCGGGCGGTATCTTTCTGAACATGATCCAGATGATTGTGATTCCGCTGATCGTGTCTTCAATCGCGCTTGGTCTTGTTTCGGCAGGCGACCCAGCATTCTTGCGCAGGGTCGCATCGCGGATCGTCCCATATTTTGTTGCCACCAGCACGATCGCGGTTCTCATCGGCGCTGCAATCGCCACGTTAATCGAGCCAGGCAACTATGTGTCGCTTCCGCAAACAGCTATACCGGTAGCATCAGCCGGTGCCGCCGAAAGTAGCTTCAACATCGCGCAGCGTATACCTGAACTGATCCCAACCAGTATGACCGAGGCATCGCTTTCGCGGGATATGTTGCAGATCGTACTGATCGCCGTGTTTCTGGGCGTTGCGATGATTTCGATCCCCGCCGCCAGCGTACAGCCAGCGCTGGATCTGCTGCACGCTGTTCAGGCTGTTGCCTTGAAAATCGTATCTTGGGCGATGTTGCTGGCACCTTTGGCGGTCTTTGGCCTGATCGGTGAATTCGTCATGCGGGTCGGTTTGGATGCCCTGATCGGAATGTCTGCCTATATTGGTGCTGTGATCCTTGGTCTGGTGATCCTGCTTTTGGTTTATCTGTGCATCGTTGGCGTTTTGGGTCGCCGGAACCCGATCTGGTTTTCCCACGCGATCCTTGATGCGCAATTGCTCGCGTTTGCGACCTCAAGTTCGGCGGCAACAATGCCTGTTTCCATGCGCATCGCCACTGACCGGCTGTCGGTATCGCCCGCACTGTCCCGGTTCATCATCCCTTTGGGCGCAACAGTGAATATGGATGGAACCGCACTTTATCAGGTGGTGGCGACACTTTTCATGGCGCAGATTTACGGGGTATCTCTTGATCCGGCATCATTTGTATTGATCGTTCTTACGGTGGTCGGCGCCTCAATCGGAAGCCCAAGCACACCCGGCGTCGGTATCGTGATCCTTTCGGGTATCCTGGCCTCAATTGGTATCCCGGCAGAGGGCGTTGCGATCCTGCTTGGGGTGGACCGCCTGCTTGATATGTGCCGAACGGCGGTGAATGTATCGGGTGACCTGACCGCCTGCATCGTCATGCAAAGATGGATTGGTGACGACGTACAACAGATATCGGCGGCCGTTCCTTCGGCCACGAAATGACAAAAACCTCCCAGGGATCGAGGGGCCCTTCAAAGCCTATCTCAGCAAAAAGGCCGCACAGTGTCCTGCGCGGCCAGTTTATCTTACAATGTCTGCTGTAGCTTAGGCCGCCAAAGCGTCCTTGGCTTTGCCAACAACGGCAGCAAATGCCTCTGGCTCGTTGACCGCGAGATCGGCCAAAACCTTACGGTCCACTTCGATACCAGCCAGTGTCAGACCGTTGATGAACTTGGAATAATTCAGTGTCTCATCCACCGCACGCACACCTGCGTTGATCCGCTGAATCCACAAAGCGCGGAAGTTGCGCTTGCGGTTGTGACGATCGCGGGTTGCATATTGGTTGGCTTTGTCGACGGCCTGTGCTGCGACCTTGAAGGTCTTGGAACGGCGGTCATAGTAACCCTTGGCCTGATCCAGAACTTTCTTGTGACGACGGTGCGTGACGGTTCCACCTTTAACGCGCATATCTCAGTTCCCCCTAATTAACGTGCGTAAGGCATCATCGGTTTGATGATACCTTCGTCAGCTTTGCAAAGCGTGGTTGTGCCACGGGCGTTGCGGAGGAATTTGTTGTTGCGTTTGATCATACCGTGGCGCTTGCCCGCCTGGGCCGCCACGACGCGGCCTGAAGCCGTCGTTTTGAACCGCTTTTTGCAGCTCGATTTTGTCTTCATCTTCGGCATTTCCGTCTCCTCTTCAGATCGGTCGAAACGCGCGACTCGGCATGCCATATCGGCCGGACGCGCGGGTTGAGCGCGGCTGATACGACAGCGCCCGCTACTTTGCAAGGGTATTTGAGGCGAAATCGGCCCTAGTTGTTGATAAGCCCGCCTACAACGCTGACGATCACGTCATCCACTGTGTCGAGCGCATACACCCCGGGATTTTCCTGCGCCGCATAGGCCATCGCGACACCACCCAGGACCACCATGATGATCGCCGTCTTGGGCCAACGCCAATCGGAATACGCACTGACGGCAGACGGAATGGCGAAGGCCACCAAAACCAGACCCGTCACAAAGAGAAGATCGAAATCCATATTGCCGCCCTGCTTTACGCCCCTACAAGACCTTACTCTTGCTCAACAGCGTAAATCAAACGTTCAGCACAGGGCGCAACCCGCAAAATGTTTGTCGAGCCAGGTGTGTTGAATGGAACACCCGCAGTGACAACAACCATGTCATCTTCGGAGGCAAGGTTTTGGTCCTTTGCGGCGCGCACTGCCTCGACAACCGCGTCCTTAAACCGGTCAACATGCCCCGTCACCACGCAGTTCGTGCCCCATGACAGACACAAACGGCGGGCGGTGTTGATATGGTTGGCCAGTGCGATGATCGGCACACGCGGACGTTCGCGCGAAACCAAAAGCGCGGTCGCGCCCGATTGTGAGAAACAGCAAATCGCTTTGACATCCGTTGTTTCGGCGATTTCACGGGCGGCAGAAACGATACCATCGGCCACGGTTTTCCCTTCGGACCTACGGGATGCTTCAATGATGTCCGTATATGTTGGATCGGCTTCGACTTCATGCGGCGACATTGTTCATCGTGGTCACTGCTTCGATCGGGTAGGATCCTGCAGCGGATTCAGCTGACAACATGATCGCGTCGGCACCTTCATAAATGGCCGTCGCCACGTCCGACACTTCGGCGCGGGTCGGCATGGGCGAGTCGATCATTGACTCGAGCATCTGGGTGGCCACAATCACCGGCTTCGCGGCGGCACGACATTTACGCACCAGTTGTTTCTGGATCGGTGGAACGTTTTGCACAGGCAATTCGACACCCAAATCGCCACGGGCGACCATGATCCCGTCCGAGGCAGCGAGGATACTGTCGAAAGATTTTACCGCGTTAGGTTTTTCAATCTTTGACAGGATTGCCGCACGCCCCTTGGCCAGTTTGCGCGCCTCTTCCACATCGGCCGGACGCTGCACGAAAGAGAGCGCCAGCCAATCCACACCCAATGCACAAACGAACTCCAGGTCTTTACGATCTTTCGGCGACAGGGCCGCCAAGGGCAGCGTCACGTCAGGCACGTTCACCCCCTTGCGGTTCGAGATTGTTCCCCCAACAATCACTTCGCAATCGGCGAAGGTCGCGCCACAGTCTTTCACTCGCAGCTTAATCTTGCCGTCGTTCACCAACAGATGCGCACCTGGTTCGAGCGCGTCAAAAATCTCTTTGTGGGGCAGCTTCACCCGCGTCGCGTCGCCCTCGGCATCGTCTAGATCAAGGCGGAAGGGGGCACCCGGCACCAGCTCTTCTTCACCGTTCGCAAAGACACCAACACGCAGCTTGGGCCCCTGCAAGTCAGCGAGAATAGAGATCGGGCTGTTAAGGTCTCTTTCCACCTGACGGATGATCTCGTGGCGTACCTTTATTTCTGAATGATCGCCATGAGACATGTTCAAACGAAAGACATCAGCACCCGCTTCGTGCAATGCCCGGATCATTTCGTAATCATTCGAAGCAGGGCCCAGTGTGGCGACAATTTTCACATTGCGATGGCGTCTCATATCAAATCCTTCGTGCGTCAGTAGCCGTTAGCGGTAACAGCTTGGGTTGCGCCCTTATTGCGCAATTCCATTCTCATCACAACTAGCCTAAGTCTCGTGTCAAAGGAATGACACGGCAATGACGAACGAACCATTTGAAATCATAGGGGCAGATCGCCCCGGACGATGGCTTGTGGCCTGTGACCACGCCATGAACATGATCCCTGATTGGGTGCACGGGGGCGACCTGGGCCTGCCCGCTGCCGATATGGACCGTCACATCGCCTATGACATCGGTGCGGCAGGGGTGACACGGCAGCTGGCGACCTTACTCGATAGCCCCGCAATTCTGTCGCGGTTTTCGCGTTTGGTCTGCGACCCGAACCGGGGCGAGGACGATCCGACGATCATGATGCGCCTTTATGACGGCACGATTGTCCCCGGCAACAGGAATGCCGATGATGTGGAAAAGGAAGAGCGGCTAAAACGGCTCTATCGACCGTACCACGCCGCCTATGCCGATCTCGCCAGCAAGATGGGCAGCCCGATTATCTGCGCAGTTCACAGTTTTACGCCACGCCTGAACGGCCGACACCCCCGACCGTGGGAAATCGGTGTACTGCATGCGGAGGATGATCGCATTGCCACCCCATTCATCGCAGCCTGCCGGGCGCAGGGCTGGTGCACAGGCGACAACGAGCCATACGCAGGCCACCTGCCCGGCGACGCAGTTGACCGCCATGCTTTGCAACATGGCCGCCCCAATGTACTGATTGAGCTACGCCAGGACCTGATTGCGGATGAAGCGGGTCAAACCCTTTGGGCAAACAGATTGGCCCCTATATTATCAGATGTACTGGCCCAGTCGGGCCTTTGAGAGGACACGCTATGGATGATCAAACCCGTATTGAACTGGAAGCCGCCGCCTTTCGCCGCCTGCGCAAGCACCTGATGGAAGACCGCACAGATGTGCAGAACATCGACATGATGAACCTTGCAGGGTTCTGCCGGAACTGCCTGTCACGCTGGTATCAGGAAGCCGCCAACGCGCGGGGGATCGAGATGACCAAAGATGAAGGGCGCGAGGCGTTCTACGGGATGACGATGGCCGAGTGGAAAGCGAACTACCAGACCGAAGCCAGCGATGCGGCCAAGGAAGCCTTCAAGGACAGCCACGGATAGGATCTGCCATGCTCGAACGCCTGACCGCCTTTTTCGGCAACCCAGCCGGATACCACACGCCCCTGCCCGAGGCCGACGCAAGCCATGCGATGGGCGCCTTGTTGGTGCGGGCGGCGAAGGCGGATGATGCCTATCTGTTCGAAGAGATCGCCCGCATCGACCACATCCTCGCCAAACGCCACGGCCTCAACCCCGTTGAGGCCGCCAAAATGCGCGCCGAATGCGAGCTCCTAGAAAAGGAAATCCCCCGCACCAAAGAGATCGCCACGATTCTCAGCCATGCAATCGGCACCGAGGAGAAAGAGGCAACGCTGATAGCCCTGTGGGAGGTGGTCTTTGCCGATGGGATCAGGCGCGAACAAGAGGACAGACTCCTGCACCGGATTGAGGACCTTCTGGGAATTGCCCCTGAGCGGGCGAAAGAGTTGCAGGCGCAGGCTGAGGGTTAGAAGTAAGAAGGCCTCGCTTTTTGTGCAGATGGGTTATCAAATACTGAGATAGATGTTGAGATTGTCGACTGACTATTGAAGCAGCGGCCCGTTGTTCAAACATCGCATGTTGGTGCATCCGTATTGCCCCCGAATAGTTGAAGCCACCCGTCACAAAGGCAACTCTCGCAGCGTTCCAATTGACCGAAAAAGCGGGGAAATTTTCGCAATACTTCCCATTTCGACGCCTTCGCCAGGCCCTATCCTACAACGTAAGGTAGCAACAGATGGGTAGAAATGGATTTTCTGGGCAAGGCGTTTTGTGGATTACTAATGATCGTGGGGCTCAGCATCTCGGTGCCTGCCCTACCAATAGCCTGGGACGGTATCGCGTTGACACGCTCCAACACCACGCAGGCTGCCGTCATTGTGGAAAAACGTATTGACCGGCCCACATCGCGAAAGCCGCGGTTGGAGAGTGTCACGATCAACGGCGAAAAGACGCGGAGCTTGCGCACTTACTTCTATGACTACATCTTTGTTGTTGCGCTGACAGGCGAGGCTGAAACCGCGCAGTTCACAGCGCCTGTCAGCTACACCCGGTGGCACAATGAAGCCGTCGGCAATAGTCTGCGTGTGACCACATCCGAAGGGGTTGAGACGTTTGCCGACGTAGCGCCGCGCGACACGCTGATCTATGGGATCCGGCAATTTGGCATCGGGCTTTTGATCATGATTGTTGGCTTCGTGGCATTGCGCCTGCCGACGGATGATGCGGCCCGTTCATAAACCAAAACAGGAGAAAGATATTCATGCGTATTGCGACACTTGCCGTCCTGTTAGGGGGGTTCGCCCTGATCCTCTTTGCCATTGGTTCCGTGTTTCAGGTTTCGGTCAATGTTGGTCCGACCATCACAAATAACGGGTCCTTTGCGGCACGGCTTGAACGGCCAGTGCGCCTTGCCATCGTAGGGGAGGCCAATCGTGCGAATGCGTTACGGGCAGAAATTCTGCAGGCGGATAACGATGGCTTGATCGACCACAACACCACACCGTCAGAGCCAGAGGATGCGGATGCGATCGTCTTCCTACTCGACGGTTGGGATGAGATCATGCAGGCACCCTGGCAGGATCGCTTCAGCAGCGACTACATGATTGTAGCCGATAGTGAGGAGGATAGTTTTTCTCTTTCCATGGCCGACGGGGACCGCCCGCTGAACCGGACGTACTACAATCTAGGCTACTATTCGGACTGGGGTTTGGATTGCTATGCCGCCCTATTGCTGCACGATATCGGCGGGGCGCCCGGCGCGTCTATTGTGATGCCTTCGAACTGCTAGGCGTGGGGTGGCAGCGGCCAGACCTGCCGCGTCCGTCACATCGATGGATGACGCATGGCAATTGCCATGCTACCTGGATAGGTGAAACAACCCCCGCGACAAACGGACCCTATGCCCACCATCACCTACGTCTACTCCGCCCATTCCGCCTTTGCTTACCTCGGCTCTGCCCGCCTGATGGCTCTGTGTGGGCAGTATAACGCCACACTGATCCACAAACCCATCCTGCTGTCGCCGGTGGTCGAGGCCCAAGGCAGCCAACCCTTTCATGCCCGCACCCAAGCTCATGTCGATTACTTCTTTGGGCGCGAAATTGAACGTTGGGCCGAGTATCGCCATGTGCCAGTGATCAACTATCGGCCCACCTATCACGATGCGGATTACAGCCTTGCCTCTGGCATGATCATCGCGCTTGGGGAAAACGGGGCCGCAGCGGATGCGATGGCCCACAGGATACTGGAGGCGCATTGGCGAGACGATGCAGACCTGTCGAACCCAGTGACGCTGGTAGTAAGCATTGCGGAAGGGTTAGGGCATGACGCGCAGACCCTGATCGCGCGAGGGGCGTCGAACGATTGTCAGGATCAGCTGCGCGCGAACTCTGATTGGGCGCGCGGGCAGGATGTTTTTGGTTCGCCCACTTACATTGTTGATGGCGATGCGTTTTATGGACAGGATCGCCTAGAGATGGTCGAACGGGCGTTAGAGAGACCATTTGCCGCGCCCGATTGGCAAAATCCGCCGGTGGATCGCTGAACGCCCATCGCAGGACAGCCCTATCGCGCCGGCGTTTTCATGGTAGGGTCCGCGAACAACTGAAGATGCTGAAAAGGCCAATTGTAGCAATGAAACAAAGACCCCACAGCCGGTCTGGCAATGTGCAAGGCTTTGAATTGCCTCGCGGGTGCCTGATGACATCCGGTCTTATTCTTTTGCCGATCCTGACCTTGGCGATTGGATTGGTCCATGCAAACAGTAGGAACGATGTGATGCTGACCGTGCTGACATCGGCCACACTGATTGCTGGCTTTGTCTTTATGCGGAATTTTGCGCCTCGGGTGATAAGACCCCGCCGCAACGGGTAGACCCAGCGATCCGACACAGTGTGCCATGAGGTCCCCTTTGCCATGACCCACAATGAGACCATCCGGACAATCACAGAAGCCACGCGTAACGCGCCAGGTGTCAAGGCGCTGTTTCTGAGCGGCAGCTACGGCAATGGGATGGCAGACGCCTATAGTGATATTGACTTTGTCATAGTCACCGAGGACGGCGCGACCGATTCCATTGCCGCGTTGTGGAAAGAGGCGGTCGGCAAAACTGGCAACATCGTTCTGTGGTGGGATCGTACGACGGTGCCGGTTTTGATCAATGCCATTACGGCAGATTGGACTCGCACCGATCTGATCATCCTGAAACCGGAACAGATGCGGGCCCATGCGCAAGACACGCTGAAGCCGTTGTTTGATCATGATGGGATTTACAGCACGTTGCCTCAGACGACGCTGCCGCCTATCCCGAACCCCGCAAGGTTCCTTTATCAAGTGGAAGAGTTCATTCGGGTTCTTGGTTTGCTGCATTTGGCAGCCGGGCGCGAAGAATACATCAACGGCGTGCTAGGTGTGTTCCACCTGCGCAACAAGCTGGTAGAGTTATTGATCGCGGAGACAAACGCCCCGAACCGGGGCGGTGTGTTGCATCTCAACCGGTTGATCACTGATGAACAGAAAGCCCTGATGATCGGGTTACCACCCGCCCTGCCGGACCGGGACAGTATGATCTCGACACATCTGGCCTACGCTGCCGCCTATCTGCCCCGCGCCCGTCAACGTGCAAAGGTCCTGGGGATTGATTGGCCGGAACAGTTTGAAGCGGCAACCTGGCAAAAACTGAAGGAGACAATCGGCGTCGAACGGCCATATGATATCAGTTAGATCGCCACCTTGCGGCTTTCGTCCAGATAGATCTCACGCAACCGCGCCGCAACTGGCCCCGGTGTGCCTGTACCAACGGCCACCCCGTCCACTTCGACCACTGGCATCACGAATGTACTGGCTGAGGTGATGAACGCCTCATCCGCATCCTGCGCCTCAGCAATCGTAAAGCTGCGCTCTTCGACCTGCATCTGCGCCTCGCGCGCAAAACGTAGCACAGCGGCACGGGTGATCCCGTGCAAAATCTCGTTGCCCAGATGCCGGGTGATGATCGTGTTGCCTTTGATGATGTAGGCGTTGTTCGAGGTGCCCTCGGTCACGGCCCCATCCTCAACCATCCAAGCATCGTCGACGCCGGCATGGCCTTGGCCATCATCTTGCCCATCGAAGGGAAGAGCAATTGCACGGTCTTGATGTCACGACGCG is from Yoonia sp. GPGPB17 and encodes:
- a CDS encoding N-formylglutamate amidohydrolase; the encoded protein is MTNEPFEIIGADRPGRWLVACDHAMNMIPDWVHGGDLGLPAADMDRHIAYDIGAAGVTRQLATLLDSPAILSRFSRLVCDPNRGEDDPTIMMRLYDGTIVPGNRNADDVEKEERLKRLYRPYHAAYADLASKMGSPIICAVHSFTPRLNGRHPRPWEIGVLHAEDDRIATPFIAACRAQGWCTGDNEPYAGHLPGDAVDRHALQHGRPNVLIELRQDLIADEAGQTLWANRLAPILSDVLAQSGL
- a CDS encoding DUF1244 domain-containing protein, which encodes MDDQTRIELEAAAFRRLRKHLMEDRTDVQNIDMMNLAGFCRNCLSRWYQEAANARGIEMTKDEGREAFYGMTMAEWKANYQTEASDAAKEAFKDSHG
- a CDS encoding tellurite resistance TerB family protein; its protein translation is MLERLTAFFGNPAGYHTPLPEADASHAMGALLVRAAKADDAYLFEEIARIDHILAKRHGLNPVEAAKMRAECELLEKEIPRTKEIATILSHAIGTEEKEATLIALWEVVFADGIRREQEDRLLHRIEDLLGIAPERAKELQAQAEG
- a CDS encoding 2-hydroxychromene-2-carboxylate isomerase; this encodes MPTITYVYSAHSAFAYLGSARLMALCGQYNATLIHKPILLSPVVEAQGSQPFHARTQAHVDYFFGREIERWAEYRHVPVINYRPTYHDADYSLASGMIIALGENGAAADAMAHRILEAHWRDDADLSNPVTLVVSIAEGLGHDAQTLIARGASNDCQDQLRANSDWARGQDVFGSPTYIVDGDAFYGQDRLEMVERALERPFAAPDWQNPPVDR
- a CDS encoding aminoglycoside 6-adenylyltransferase, whose translation is MTHNETIRTITEATRNAPGVKALFLSGSYGNGMADAYSDIDFVIVTEDGATDSIAALWKEAVGKTGNIVLWWDRTTVPVLINAITADWTRTDLIILKPEQMRAHAQDTLKPLFDHDGIYSTLPQTTLPPIPNPARFLYQVEEFIRVLGLLHLAAGREEYINGVLGVFHLRNKLVELLIAETNAPNRGGVLHLNRLITDEQKALMIGLPPALPDRDSMISTHLAYAAAYLPRARQRAKVLGIDWPEQFEAATWQKLKETIGVERPYDIS